One region of Flavobacterium pisciphilum genomic DNA includes:
- a CDS encoding SusC/RagA family TonB-linked outer membrane protein: MKKIFLIFMIVFTAQVSLAQVKNIKGVITDSDGLPLPGASVSVQGGNKGAITDFDGVFSIEAQKGQTLVFSYVGLETQNLVVGDAATVNVKLKNAASNVLNEVLVTSLGIKKTKKSLTYAAQELKGDEMTRVKDANLINSLSGKVSGLVVGRSSSGSGGSVKVTIRGNSSISNNQPLYVVDGIPLLNSSTAQGNDVFGDKAGGNRDGGDAVSLMNPEDIESMTVLKGASAAALYGSQGANGVILVTTKKGKVGVVTANYTSSLFVDNVISLPKFQTSYVAKAGSEKTWGAEKDSPNHVPDFFNTGMTFINSVGINSGSEKASTSLTYANTQVAGVMPTNELKKNNIGIRQSVKLFDDKLTVDGAFSFADQKIKNKPTNALYYNPLTGVYLFPRGNDFNDYKNNFEVFDPVRNLYTQRWTNKTSDIIQNPYWIQNRNVSNDVNQSFIGSIALTYKANNWLSFKARGGYNKMYNKYEKKVFAGTDLTLAASTGRYIYSVSESSQLYGDFIGTVNTKINNDFTFNAILGASITKSTVNDAIGNDSGVKGLVNANWFNLNNFVSASANTQTIGAEKEIQSVFGSATFGYKDMLFLDVTGRNDWSSTLVNTENLGFFYPSVGLTAIVSQMVTLPEAISYGKVRASFAQVGNDVTPFLTSPKNTLSFGSVFSPVTGPRPGSSIKPEKQNSFEIGTEWRFVNNRFGLDFTYYQNETKNQLVTIPAPLTNPFGYTNYAFNAGSIENKGFEITVSAKAIVTDRFSWDIAVNYASNKNLVKSLGEEFKDSGVLLTNGDPNSYRYRLIEGKPFGIIEGKNIVRNAQGQIVLDDAGKIQKTDWVELGTSNPDFMLGFSNSFKYKKFFLNVLIDGRFGGNVMSLTESMLDNYGVSQKSGDQRKAGGVAIDAVNNDGSKFQGLYNTEKYYEVVGDRSGATGEYMYKATNVRLGELSLGYTFDFGKETIFKTVNLSLVGKNLFFFYKDAPFDPNVTLSTGEGLQGIDIFGAPSTRSIGMNLNLTF, encoded by the coding sequence ATGAAAAAAATTTTCTTAATCTTTATGATTGTTTTTACGGCGCAGGTTTCGCTTGCACAAGTAAAAAATATTAAAGGTGTGATTACCGATTCCGATGGATTACCGTTGCCAGGTGCTTCAGTATCAGTTCAAGGAGGGAATAAGGGGGCAATTACCGATTTTGACGGTGTGTTCTCTATTGAGGCTCAAAAAGGGCAAACTTTAGTCTTTAGCTATGTAGGTTTGGAGACGCAAAACCTAGTTGTAGGTGATGCTGCTACTGTTAATGTAAAGTTAAAGAATGCAGCTTCAAATGTATTGAATGAAGTTCTTGTGACTTCACTAGGTATTAAAAAGACAAAAAAATCTTTAACTTATGCCGCCCAGGAGCTAAAAGGGGATGAAATGACTCGCGTAAAAGATGCGAATCTTATTAATAGTTTATCTGGAAAAGTTTCAGGTTTAGTTGTAGGTAGGAGTTCTTCTGGTTCGGGAGGTTCTGTCAAAGTAACAATTCGTGGTAATTCATCAATTTCAAACAACCAACCATTGTATGTTGTTGATGGTATTCCTTTATTGAATTCTTCCACAGCACAAGGAAATGATGTTTTTGGAGACAAAGCTGGAGGTAATAGAGATGGTGGGGATGCAGTATCTTTGATGAATCCTGAGGATATCGAATCTATGACTGTATTAAAAGGAGCTTCGGCTGCTGCTTTATATGGTAGTCAGGGAGCAAATGGAGTTATTCTTGTAACGACCAAAAAAGGTAAAGTAGGAGTTGTAACAGCAAATTATACTTCAAGTTTATTTGTAGATAATGTAATCTCATTACCTAAATTCCAAACTTCTTATGTTGCAAAAGCAGGAAGTGAAAAAACTTGGGGAGCAGAAAAAGACTCTCCTAATCATGTACCTGATTTTTTTAATACAGGTATGACTTTTATAAATTCAGTTGGAATTAATAGCGGAAGTGAAAAAGCAAGTACAAGTCTTACATACGCAAACACACAAGTTGCAGGTGTTATGCCAACAAATGAATTAAAGAAAAATAATATTGGTATTCGTCAGAGTGTAAAATTGTTTGATGATAAACTAACAGTAGATGGGGCTTTCTCTTTTGCGGATCAAAAAATTAAAAATAAACCAACGAATGCATTATATTATAATCCTTTAACAGGGGTTTATTTGTTCCCTAGAGGAAATGATTTTAATGACTACAAGAATAATTTTGAAGTGTTTGATCCAGTTCGAAATCTATATACTCAGAGATGGACTAATAAAACTAGTGATATAATTCAAAATCCATATTGGATTCAAAACAGAAACGTATCTAATGATGTCAATCAATCTTTTATAGGTTCTATTGCTTTGACTTATAAGGCAAATAATTGGTTGAGTTTCAAAGCAAGAGGGGGGTACAATAAAATGTACAATAAATATGAGAAAAAAGTTTTTGCAGGTACAGATTTAACTTTAGCAGCAAGCACGGGTAGATATATTTATTCTGTAAGTGAAAGTTCTCAATTGTATGGTGATTTTATTGGTACTGTTAATACAAAAATTAATAATGACTTTACTTTTAATGCTATTTTAGGTGCGAGTATCACAAAATCTACTGTTAATGATGCAATAGGTAATGATTCAGGAGTAAAAGGATTGGTTAATGCAAACTGGTTTAACCTTAATAATTTTGTTTCAGCTTCAGCAAATACCCAAACTATTGGCGCGGAAAAAGAGATACAGTCTGTATTTGGTAGCGCTACTTTTGGTTACAAAGACATGCTTTTTCTTGATGTAACAGGAAGAAATGATTGGTCTTCTACATTGGTTAATACTGAAAATTTAGGGTTTTTCTATCCTTCTGTTGGTCTTACTGCTATCGTAAGTCAAATGGTTACATTGCCTGAAGCAATAAGTTATGGAAAAGTTAGGGCATCTTTTGCTCAGGTAGGTAATGATGTTACTCCTTTTTTAACTTCACCAAAAAACACCCTGTCTTTTGGTAGTGTATTTAGTCCAGTAACCGGACCAAGACCAGGAAGTTCTATAAAACCTGAGAAACAAAATTCATTTGAAATTGGTACAGAATGGAGATTTGTAAATAATAGATTTGGACTTGATTTTACTTACTATCAAAATGAAACAAAAAATCAATTGGTTACAATACCTGCTCCTTTAACAAATCCTTTTGGGTACACTAATTATGCTTTTAATGCTGGTAGTATTGAAAATAAAGGTTTTGAAATTACAGTATCTGCAAAAGCAATAGTTACTGATAGATTTTCTTGGGACATAGCAGTTAACTATGCATCAAATAAAAATTTAGTAAAATCTTTAGGTGAAGAGTTTAAAGATAGTGGAGTTCTTTTGACAAATGGTGATCCAAATAGTTATAGATACCGTTTAATTGAAGGAAAGCCATTTGGTATAATTGAAGGGAAAAATATTGTAAGAAATGCTCAAGGACAAATTGTGCTTGATGATGCTGGAAAAATTCAAAAAACGGATTGGGTTGAGCTTGGTACTTCAAATCCAGATTTTATGTTAGGATTCTCTAATTCATTTAAATACAAAAAGTTTTTCTTGAATGTGCTTATTGATGGAAGATTTGGAGGAAATGTGATGAGTTTAACTGAATCAATGTTAGATAATTATGGTGTTTCTCAAAAATCAGGAGACCAAAGAAAAGCCGGAGGAGTTGCTATAGATGCAGTAAATAATGATGGTTCTAAATTTCAAGGATTATACAATACAGAGAAGTATTATGAAGTAGTAGGAGATAGAAGTGGAGCTACTGGGGAGTATATGTATAAAGCGACAAATGTTAGACTAGGTGAGCTTTCATTAGGATATACTTTTGACTTTGGTAAAGAAACTATTTTTAAAACAGTAAATCTTTCTCTTGTTGGGAAAAACTTATTTTTCTTTTATAAAGATGCTCCATTTGATCCAAACGTAACGTTAAGTACAGGTGAGGGATTACAGGGTATCGATATATTTGGTGCTCCATCTACAAGAAGTATTGGTATGAACTTGAATTTAACATTCTAG
- a CDS encoding sensor histidine kinase: protein MKFDIKLQNHLWFWGVYFTLNFLRWGAYFNNYQYSFKSNLIEFSLHIPLVYFNLFVLVPRYVLKSKYIKYTFSLILSLFAIYLIKTALTYYIISQNIWPEANREYRPFEINHIVAVCIGELYVLAMASSVYLTLTWLRERERNRSLRENQFKIKLKYLENQIQPHFFFNTLNNLYALSLESSDKVPDVIIKLSRLMEYVLYDIKGTKSVKLIQEIDYIHNYVEIEKLRFENVEVSINLESDIDEVEVPPLIFISLIENAFKHGGLNNPNLKIKVNCKIIDNKTLDFEVINNFVHSQNLKTKKGIGLANTQKRLKLIYKNNYNLEYKTKFNYYIIRLQIPINNED, encoded by the coding sequence ATGAAATTCGACATTAAGCTTCAAAATCATCTATGGTTTTGGGGGGTTTATTTTACGTTAAATTTCTTAAGATGGGGAGCCTACTTTAATAACTATCAATATTCCTTCAAATCGAATCTTATAGAATTTTCATTACACATACCATTAGTATATTTTAATTTATTTGTTCTAGTACCTCGATATGTATTAAAATCAAAATATATCAAATACACCTTTAGTTTAATATTAAGCTTGTTTGCCATTTACTTAATTAAAACTGCTCTTACCTATTATATAATATCACAAAACATTTGGCCAGAAGCAAATAGAGAATACAGACCATTCGAAATAAATCATATCGTTGCTGTATGTATAGGTGAATTGTATGTACTAGCAATGGCTTCCTCAGTTTATTTAACACTTACATGGTTAAGAGAAAGAGAAAGGAATCGATCTTTGAGAGAAAATCAATTCAAAATAAAATTAAAGTATCTAGAAAATCAAATACAACCCCATTTTTTCTTTAATACCTTAAATAATCTGTACGCATTATCTCTAGAATCATCAGATAAAGTTCCAGATGTGATTATCAAGCTTTCAAGATTAATGGAATATGTTTTATATGACATAAAAGGAACCAAATCTGTTAAATTAATTCAAGAAATAGATTATATCCATAATTATGTTGAAATAGAAAAACTCCGATTTGAAAATGTCGAAGTTAGCATCAATTTGGAGTCAGACATAGATGAAGTCGAGGTTCCGCCATTAATTTTCATCTCATTAATAGAAAATGCTTTCAAACACGGAGGCCTTAATAACCCCAATTTAAAAATAAAAGTAAATTGTAAAATCATCGATAACAAAACTCTGGATTTTGAAGTAATAAATAATTTTGTACATTCACAAAATCTTAAGACAAAGAAAGGGATTGGCTTAGCTAACACCCAAAAGAGACTAAAACTAATCTATAAAAATAATTACAATTTAGAATATAAAACTAAATTCAATTATTACATAATTCGCTTGCAAATACCTATTAATAATGAAGATTAA
- a CDS encoding LytR/AlgR family response regulator transcription factor, which produces MKIKCVLIDDEPLAIKVLQNYFTNFTDFEITGTFVNALEALDFINNNSVDAVFLDINMPMMTGFELISLIENKTKVIITTAFREFAAESYDLEVLDYLVKPIPLPRFIKCINKITTEYNLKNNIKVENHRVEPHLFIKVDKKMIKINIDEILFVEGMKEYIKVVTLDKTYITHKSLTALSDELPADRFMRIHKSYLIAVNKVKSIEGNRIQIQSFTLPIGRNYSKEVKNKILE; this is translated from the coding sequence ATGAAGATTAAATGCGTATTGATTGACGATGAACCATTAGCAATCAAAGTTCTACAAAACTATTTTACAAATTTTACCGATTTTGAAATTACCGGTACATTTGTTAACGCACTTGAAGCACTGGACTTTATAAACAACAACAGTGTTGATGCCGTATTCTTGGATATTAATATGCCAATGATGACCGGCTTTGAACTTATTAGCTTAATAGAAAATAAAACTAAAGTTATTATAACTACGGCTTTTAGAGAATTTGCTGCCGAAAGTTACGATCTTGAAGTATTAGATTATTTAGTAAAACCTATTCCATTACCTCGATTTATAAAATGTATCAATAAAATTACTACAGAATACAATTTAAAGAATAATATCAAGGTTGAGAACCATCGTGTGGAACCCCATCTTTTTATCAAAGTAGATAAAAAAATGATAAAGATAAATATTGATGAAATCTTATTTGTAGAGGGAATGAAAGAATATATCAAGGTAGTAACTCTTGATAAAACATACATTACACACAAGTCATTAACCGCATTATCAGACGAGTTACCTGCAGATAGATTTATGCGTATTCACAAATCTTATCTAATTGCTGTCAATAAAGTGAAATCTATTGAAGGAAACCGCATACAAATCCAATCTTTTACTTTGCCAATAGGTAGGAATTATAGCAAAGAAGTAAAAAACAAAATATTAGAATAA
- a CDS encoding MFS transporter gives MSSENVQTKWGQFIPLVIVFFFWGFVAASNDILIPVFKTAFNLSQGESQLVSLAFYIAYTVGSLIYMGISFLIKEDLVNKIGYKNGLSLGLVISALGTLLFYPAANTGSFPLMLSGLFIVALGFSLQQTVANPLAIALGPISTGSQRLTLAGGINNLGTTIGPLIVSFAIFGSSVDKTTTLSIESVKIPYLILGLAFLLVAILLKFSSLPDRPALVQEDAAIEGSIAKKSALQYPQLVMGMVAIFLYVGVEVSTASNLPAYMETKLGFLTHEVAPYISLYWASLMIGRWTGAVEAFTDDLSLQKILRFLAPYLAFGVFLGVNAIAKHDLTPFYIYGLIILVLIAADIASKGNPARMLLIFSTLGIIALAIGMTTHGMVSVYAITSVGLFCSTLWPCIFTLAVSGLGKNTSQGSSFLIMMIMGGGVISWLQGHVSESIGIQASYIIGVLCFAYLAFYAWKVSGILKKQGISFDKKLSGGH, from the coding sequence ATGAGTTCAGAAAATGTACAAACAAAATGGGGACAGTTTATCCCTCTAGTTATCGTATTCTTCTTCTGGGGATTCGTTGCGGCTAGTAATGATATACTAATCCCAGTATTTAAAACAGCCTTTAATTTATCACAAGGAGAAAGTCAGTTAGTATCATTGGCATTTTACATAGCTTATACTGTAGGATCATTAATATATATGGGTATTTCTTTCTTAATCAAAGAAGATTTAGTCAACAAAATTGGTTACAAAAACGGATTATCATTAGGACTGGTTATTTCTGCTCTAGGAACACTATTATTTTATCCAGCTGCAAACACAGGTTCATTTCCATTAATGCTATCAGGTTTATTCATCGTTGCATTAGGATTCTCACTACAACAAACAGTTGCAAACCCATTAGCTATCGCCTTAGGCCCTATTTCAACAGGTTCACAGCGTTTAACTCTAGCAGGTGGAATCAACAACCTTGGAACAACAATTGGACCGTTAATTGTAAGCTTTGCAATCTTTGGATCAAGTGTAGATAAAACAACAACTTTAAGCATCGAAAGTGTAAAAATTCCTTATTTAATACTAGGACTTGCCTTTTTACTGGTAGCAATTTTATTAAAATTCTCTTCGCTTCCAGATAGACCAGCTTTAGTGCAGGAAGATGCAGCAATCGAAGGTTCAATTGCAAAAAAATCAGCATTGCAGTACCCACAATTAGTAATGGGGATGGTTGCCATCTTTTTATATGTAGGGGTTGAAGTATCTACAGCTAGTAACTTACCTGCTTATATGGAAACTAAATTAGGTTTCTTAACACATGAAGTTGCACCATATATCTCATTATACTGGGCGAGTTTAATGATTGGTCGTTGGACAGGTGCTGTAGAGGCATTTACAGATGACCTTAGCTTACAAAAAATATTACGTTTCTTGGCTCCATACTTAGCTTTTGGTGTATTCTTAGGAGTAAATGCAATTGCTAAACACGATTTAACTCCATTCTACATCTACGGATTAATTATTTTAGTACTTATTGCTGCAGATATCGCAAGTAAAGGAAATCCAGCAAGAATGTTACTTATATTTTCTACATTAGGAATTATTGCACTGGCAATTGGTATGACAACACACGGTATGGTCAGCGTTTACGCAATTACTAGTGTTGGTCTTTTCTGTAGCACATTATGGCCATGTATCTTTACATTAGCTGTAAGCGGACTAGGAAAAAACACTAGCCAAGGTAGTAGCTTCTTAATCATGATGATTATGGGTGGTGGAGTAATCAGTTGGTTACAAGGTCACGTTTCAGAATCTATAGGAATCCAAGCTAGTTACATCATTGGTGTATTATGTTTTGCTTACCTTGCATTTTATGCTTGGAAAGTAAGCGGAATTCTAAAGAAACAAGGAATCAGCTTCGACAAAAAATTATCAGGAGGTCACTAA
- the fsa gene encoding fructose-6-phosphate aldolase translates to MKFFIDTANLAQIKEAQALGVLDGVTTNPSLMAKEGITGKNNILKHYVDICNLVEGDVSAEVNALDYDGMIKEGEELADLHEQIVVKLPMTKEGVMAAKYFSDKGIKTNVTLVFSAGQALLAAKAGATYVSPFIGRLDDVSTDGLALIEEIRLIYDNYGYETEILAASVRHTMHIVNCAKIGADVMTGPLSAIYGLLKHPLTDIGLAQFVADFEKGNK, encoded by the coding sequence ATGAAATTTTTTATTGACACAGCTAATTTAGCTCAAATTAAAGAAGCACAAGCGTTAGGCGTTTTAGACGGAGTTACTACTAACCCATCATTGATGGCGAAAGAAGGAATTACTGGAAAAAATAATATTTTGAAACATTACGTTGACATTTGTAATCTTGTTGAAGGTGATGTTAGTGCCGAAGTTAATGCTTTGGATTATGACGGAATGATTAAAGAAGGTGAGGAATTGGCTGACTTACACGAGCAAATCGTGGTTAAATTACCAATGACTAAAGAAGGTGTTATGGCTGCTAAATATTTCTCTGATAAAGGAATTAAAACAAATGTAACTTTAGTATTCTCAGCTGGACAAGCTTTATTGGCTGCAAAAGCCGGAGCTACTTATGTTTCTCCTTTTATTGGACGTCTTGATGATGTTTCTACAGATGGTTTGGCACTTATAGAAGAAATCAGATTGATTTATGATAACTATGGTTATGAAACTGAAATCTTAGCTGCTTCAGTACGTCACACGATGCATATTGTTAATTGTGCAAAAATTGGTGCTGATGTAATGACTGGACCTCTTTCTGCAATTTATGGTTTATTGAAACACCCGTTAACAGATATCGGATTGGCACAGTTTGTTGCTGATTTTGAAAAAGGAAATAAATAA
- a CDS encoding SDR family oxidoreductase: MSKVVLITGGSSGIGKSIGEFLHNKGFVVYGTSRTPEKVLNSVFPLVALDVRNVESIKTAVARIIQITGRLDVVINNAGVGITGPLEEIPTEEIKNNFETNFFGPIEVMKAVLPQMREQKSGLIINVTSIAGYMGLPYRSVYSASKGALELITEALRMEVKSFGINITNVAPGDFATNIAAGRYHAPVISGSAYETIYGRTLETMNEHVDAGGNPNEMAEAIYKIMQTKHPKGHYKVGAFMQKFSIVLKRILPDKVYEKMLMNHYKL; the protein is encoded by the coding sequence ATGAGTAAAGTAGTGCTAATTACAGGCGGATCTTCGGGAATTGGAAAATCTATTGGTGAATTTCTGCATAACAAAGGATTTGTAGTGTATGGAACGAGTAGAACTCCTGAGAAGGTTTTGAATTCTGTTTTTCCTTTAGTTGCTTTAGATGTTCGTAATGTGGAGTCGATTAAGACTGCTGTTGCAAGAATTATTCAAATTACAGGACGTTTAGATGTTGTTATTAATAATGCTGGGGTAGGTATTACTGGTCCATTGGAGGAAATTCCAACTGAGGAAATCAAAAATAACTTTGAGACTAATTTTTTTGGACCTATTGAGGTAATGAAAGCTGTTTTGCCACAAATGCGTGAGCAAAAATCAGGTTTGATTATTAATGTTACTTCCATCGCTGGTTATATGGGGTTGCCTTATAGAAGTGTTTATTCGGCTTCTAAAGGAGCTCTTGAATTGATTACTGAAGCGTTGCGTATGGAAGTTAAATCTTTTGGAATTAATATTACCAATGTAGCTCCTGGAGATTTTGCTACAAATATTGCTGCTGGGCGTTATCATGCGCCTGTTATATCGGGTTCTGCTTATGAGACGATATATGGTAGAACGCTTGAAACGATGAATGAGCATGTAGATGCAGGGGGGAATCCTAATGAAATGGCTGAAGCAATTTATAAAATTATGCAAACGAAACATCCTAAAGGACATTATAAAGTAGGTGCATTTATGCAGAAATTTTCGATTGTTTTGAAGCGTATACTTCCTGATAAAGTTTATGAAAAGATGTTAATGAATCATTATAAGTTGTAA
- a CDS encoding glutaminyl-peptide cyclotransferase, with protein sequence MKKHNILTFILLGITLIGCKETKKGENSIFSFEDSNFPAHFYTNQSVSLGILNPDSKQIDSITYFVNDKKVGSVKGLNKVNFELKDQKLGYQKLKAVVYFGGENSEATSRIELVSNVQPKLLKYKIVNTYPHDAKAFTEGLEFFRDTLYESTGQKGDSYFRKYDYKTGKVYKEITLDNKYFGEGITIINNKLYQLSWQENTGFIYDINTLKLIKTFKYDKEIEGWGMTNDGKYIYQGDGTEKIWKMDPETQKMIDYINVYSGSSKIKAINELELINGKFYVNVFQKDAIAVVNQTSGAVEGILDMSGLRKQLAPSITIDDVLNGIAYNPKTKTIFVTGKNWDKMFEITVSE encoded by the coding sequence ATGAAAAAACATAACATCCTAACTTTCATTTTATTAGGAATCACACTAATCGGATGTAAAGAGACAAAAAAAGGTGAAAATTCTATATTTTCTTTTGAAGATTCAAATTTTCCGGCCCATTTCTACACAAATCAGTCCGTTTCCTTAGGTATTTTGAACCCAGATTCAAAACAAATCGACAGCATTACCTACTTCGTCAACGATAAAAAAGTGGGATCTGTAAAAGGTTTAAATAAAGTAAACTTTGAACTAAAAGATCAAAAACTAGGATACCAAAAACTAAAAGCAGTAGTTTATTTTGGTGGAGAAAACTCAGAAGCCACTTCTAGAATAGAACTAGTTTCAAACGTTCAACCAAAATTATTGAAATATAAAATTGTAAACACCTATCCACACGATGCAAAAGCATTTACTGAAGGGTTAGAATTTTTCAGAGACACTCTTTACGAAAGTACAGGACAAAAAGGAGATTCATATTTTAGAAAATACGATTACAAAACGGGTAAGGTATATAAGGAGATAACTTTGGACAACAAATATTTTGGAGAAGGAATCACCATTATCAACAACAAGCTGTACCAATTATCATGGCAAGAAAACACAGGTTTTATATATGACATCAATACATTAAAACTTATAAAAACCTTCAAATACGATAAAGAAATTGAAGGATGGGGAATGACAAATGACGGGAAATACATCTATCAAGGTGATGGTACCGAAAAGATTTGGAAAATGGATCCAGAAACTCAAAAAATGATTGATTATATCAATGTTTACTCAGGAAGCTCAAAGATAAAAGCGATAAATGAACTAGAATTAATCAACGGGAAATTCTATGTAAATGTATTCCAAAAAGACGCAATAGCAGTTGTAAACCAAACAAGTGGTGCTGTCGAAGGAATTCTAGATATGTCAGGATTACGCAAGCAATTAGCACCTAGTATAACAATTGACGATGTCTTAAACGGAATCGCATACAACCCAAAAACAAAAACAATTTTTGTAACAGGTAAAAACTGGGACAAAATGTTCGAAATCACAGTTTCAGAATAA
- the hutI gene encoding imidazolonepropionase, producing MTTLIINIKELIQVRETAISKVSGAEMAILPTIKNAYLVLKDNLIAGFGTMENLPEIKTDSIVDATGKMILPTWCDSHTHIVYAGNREQEFVDRINGLSYEEIANRGGGILNSAKKLNETSEDDIYNQSKARLEEVMRLGTGAVEIKSGYGLTVDGELKMLRVIKKLAENYPVTIKATFLGAHAFPLEFKENKKGYIDEIINKMLPEIAKNKLADYVDAFCETGYFSVEETEQIMEAGIQNGLIPKIHVNQFNSIGGIQAGIKYEALSVDHLEIMNPEDIQALKDTKTMPVALPSCSYFLSIPYTPAREMIKAGLPLALATDYNPGSTPSGNMNFVVATACIKMKMTPEEAINAATINGAYAMGVSDTHGSITVGKKANFIITKPITSYYQLPYAFGTNLIESVFIEGEMFK from the coding sequence ATGACAACCTTAATCATCAACATAAAAGAACTTATACAAGTTCGAGAAACAGCAATTTCAAAAGTTTCTGGAGCCGAAATGGCAATACTTCCAACTATAAAAAATGCCTATTTAGTTTTAAAAGACAACCTAATAGCAGGCTTTGGTACAATGGAAAACCTTCCAGAAATAAAAACCGATTCTATTGTTGATGCGACAGGCAAAATGATTCTTCCAACTTGGTGTGACAGTCATACCCATATTGTGTATGCTGGCAACAGAGAACAAGAATTTGTAGATAGAATAAATGGCCTTTCTTATGAAGAAATTGCCAATCGCGGTGGCGGAATTTTAAATTCTGCCAAAAAACTTAACGAAACCTCTGAAGATGATATTTACAACCAATCCAAAGCCAGACTTGAAGAAGTAATGCGATTAGGAACTGGAGCAGTCGAAATAAAATCGGGGTACGGACTTACAGTAGATGGGGAACTAAAAATGTTAAGAGTTATAAAAAAACTTGCCGAAAATTACCCAGTAACCATAAAAGCAACTTTCTTAGGAGCACATGCATTTCCTTTGGAATTCAAAGAAAATAAAAAAGGGTACATCGATGAGATTATTAATAAAATGTTACCCGAAATAGCCAAAAACAAGCTAGCTGATTACGTTGATGCATTTTGCGAAACAGGCTACTTCTCTGTTGAAGAAACAGAACAAATCATGGAAGCTGGTATTCAAAATGGATTAATACCAAAAATCCATGTCAATCAATTCAATTCAATTGGAGGTATACAAGCTGGAATCAAATACGAAGCCCTTTCTGTCGATCATCTTGAAATAATGAACCCAGAAGACATCCAAGCTTTAAAAGACACTAAAACAATGCCTGTAGCACTACCCTCTTGTTCCTATTTCTTAAGCATTCCATATACGCCCGCAAGAGAGATGATAAAAGCAGGATTACCATTGGCATTAGCCACAGATTACAACCCTGGCTCTACACCATCAGGTAATATGAATTTTGTTGTAGCTACAGCTTGTATCAAAATGAAAATGACTCCTGAGGAAGCAATTAATGCTGCTACAATAAACGGAGCATACGCAATGGGAGTTTCAGATACACATGGTAGTATAACAGTAGGTAAAAAAGCTAATTTTATTATCACAAAACCGATTACTTCATATTACCAACTCCCTTATGCTTTTGGTACGAATTTAATAGAAAGTGTTTTTATCGAAGGCGAAATGTTCAAATAA